A window from Montipora capricornis isolate CH-2021 chromosome 7, ASM3666992v2, whole genome shotgun sequence encodes these proteins:
- the LOC138057109 gene encoding gamma-aminobutyric acid receptor subunit alpha-6-like isoform X2 yields MRKHLHKATTMKSAVRHSWVFLAVLLISHQVDADVLSTFFDKYDKTLLPTFEKGEVLRIRSSLYVESFGNIEEANMEYQIVGYFHQYWHDPRLIGKLNRTLTLHGSDIDKLWVPDPFCYNARESNMMMPNEQIHSVVRIQPNGNIEHSRGVTLLASCVMNLHDFPLDTQTCFLKLGSYGHTAEEVVYEWHPRETEVLTGHSKMAQFEYKGSNLSSKIEKFSTANFSILTVAFFFHRRIGYFLIQVYFPNIFVVILSWIVFWMEKDDIGNRMALGITAILTIMFLLGSLNGNLPKVSYPKALDWYLLVSFIFVFLSLIECLIVFVVARNASNFKDKPIRFEKRTTPLSSRICSSLKTCLFGSNTQRRNPDKYNPNDQISKCKDDTELAHGMHETKANNFVMDDGILDQTTPRSKRMMKRAELIDNISRVLFPLTFVAYNIFYWTHY; encoded by the exons ATGAGGAAGCACTTACATAAAG CTACCACAATGAAATCTGCCGTTCGTCATTCCTGGGTCTTCTTGGCAGTGCTATTAATATCTCACCA AGTGGATGCTGATGTCCTTTCCACTTTTTTCGACAAGTACGATAAGACCTTGCTTCCAACCTTTG AAAAGGGCGAAGTTCTTCGCATAAGAAGTAGTTTGTACGTTGAATCTTTTGGAAACATCGAGGAGGCTAATATG GAGTACCAAATCGTTGGCTATTTTCACCAGTACTGGCATGATCCGAGGCTCATAGGAAAGCTGAATCGCACTCTAACCCTGCACGGGAGCGACATTGATAAGCTTTGGGTTCCAGATCCGTTCTGCTACAATGCACGAGAATCCAACATGATGATGCCCAACGAACAAATTCACAGTGTTGTTCGCATACAGCCCAACGGAAACATCGAGCATAGCAGAGG GGTCACATTGCTTGCCTCTTGCGTAATGAACCTCCATGATTTTCCATTGGATACACAGACGTGTTTCCTCAAATTGGGCAGCT ATGGCCATACTGCTGAAGAAGTTGTATACGAGTGGCATCCCCGAGAAACTGAAGTTTTGACTGGACACAGTAAAATGGCGCAGTTCGAGTACAAAGGCTCCAATTTATCCTCGAAAATAGAAAAGTTTTCAACAG CAAACTTCTCAATCCTCACCGTCGCGTTTTTCTTTCATCGACGCATCGGTTACTTTCTCATCCAAGTCTACTTCCCAAACATATTTGTTGTTATCCTAAGCTGGATCGTGTTCTGGATGGAGAAAGATGACATCGGCAACAGAATGGCTTTGGGTATCACCGCAATTCTGACCATAATGTTCCTGCTCGGATCTCTGAATGGTAATCTGCCCAAAGTCAGCTATCCAAAGGCACTGGACTGGTACCTGCTGGTCTCCTTCATCTTTGTTTTCCTGTCTTTGATTGAGTGCCTGATAGTGTTTGTCGTTGCAAGGAATGCAAGCAATTTCAAAGACAAACCGATTAGATTCGAG AAACGTACAACCCCTCTTTCCTCAAGAATCTGCTCGTCATTGAAGACCTGCCTGTTTGGATCCAACACGCAGAGACGCAATCCTGACAAGTACAATCCAAACGATCAGATCTCGAAATGTAAAGACGATACTGAACTGGCCCATGGCATGCACGAGACCAAAGCAAACAACTTCGTGATGGACGATGGAATACTTGATCAGACTACCCCAAGGAGCAAGCGAATGATGAAACGAGCTGAACTTATTGATAATATCTCTCGTGTTTTGTTTCCGCTTACGTTTGTTGcatataatattttttattggaCTCATTACTGA
- the LOC138057109 gene encoding gamma-aminobutyric acid receptor subunit alpha-6-like isoform X1: MRKHLHKATTMKSAVRHSWVFLAVLLISHQVDADVLSTFFDKYDKTLLPTFEKGEVLRIRSSLYVESFGNIEEANMEYQIVGYFHQYWHDPRLIGKLNRTLTLHGSDIDKLWVPDPFCYNARESNMMMPNEQIHSVVRIQPNGNIEHSRGVTLLASCVMNLHDFPLDTQTCFLKLGSYGHTAEEVVYEWHPRETEVLTGHSKMAQFEYKGSNLSSKIEKFSTANFSILTVAFFFHRRIGYFLIQVYFPNIFVVILSWIVFWMEKDDIGNRMALGITAILTIMFLLGSLNGNLPKVSYPKALDWYLLVSFIFVFLSLIECLIVFVVARNASNFKDKPIRFEKRTTPLSSRICSSLKTCLFGSNTQRRNPDKYNPNDQISKCKDDTELAHGMHETKANNFVMDDGILDQTTPRSKRMMKRAELIDNISRVLFPLTFVAYNIFYWTHY, encoded by the exons CTACCACAATGAAATCTGCCGTTCGTCATTCCTGGGTCTTCTTGGCAGTGCTATTAATATCTCACCA AGTGGATGCTGATGTCCTTTCCACTTTTTTCGACAAGTACGATAAGACCTTGCTTCCAACCTTTG AAAAGGGCGAAGTTCTTCGCATAAGAAGTAGTTTGTACGTTGAATCTTTTGGAAACATCGAGGAGGCTAATATG GAGTACCAAATCGTTGGCTATTTTCACCAGTACTGGCATGATCCGAGGCTCATAGGAAAGCTGAATCGCACTCTAACCCTGCACGGGAGCGACATTGATAAGCTTTGGGTTCCAGATCCGTTCTGCTACAATGCACGAGAATCCAACATGATGATGCCCAACGAACAAATTCACAGTGTTGTTCGCATACAGCCCAACGGAAACATCGAGCATAGCAGAGG GGTCACATTGCTTGCCTCTTGCGTAATGAACCTCCATGATTTTCCATTGGATACACAGACGTGTTTCCTCAAATTGGGCAGCT ATGGCCATACTGCTGAAGAAGTTGTATACGAGTGGCATCCCCGAGAAACTGAAGTTTTGACTGGACACAGTAAAATGGCGCAGTTCGAGTACAAAGGCTCCAATTTATCCTCGAAAATAGAAAAGTTTTCAACAG CAAACTTCTCAATCCTCACCGTCGCGTTTTTCTTTCATCGACGCATCGGTTACTTTCTCATCCAAGTCTACTTCCCAAACATATTTGTTGTTATCCTAAGCTGGATCGTGTTCTGGATGGAGAAAGATGACATCGGCAACAGAATGGCTTTGGGTATCACCGCAATTCTGACCATAATGTTCCTGCTCGGATCTCTGAATGGTAATCTGCCCAAAGTCAGCTATCCAAAGGCACTGGACTGGTACCTGCTGGTCTCCTTCATCTTTGTTTTCCTGTCTTTGATTGAGTGCCTGATAGTGTTTGTCGTTGCAAGGAATGCAAGCAATTTCAAAGACAAACCGATTAGATTCGAG AAACGTACAACCCCTCTTTCCTCAAGAATCTGCTCGTCATTGAAGACCTGCCTGTTTGGATCCAACACGCAGAGACGCAATCCTGACAAGTACAATCCAAACGATCAGATCTCGAAATGTAAAGACGATACTGAACTGGCCCATGGCATGCACGAGACCAAAGCAAACAACTTCGTGATGGACGATGGAATACTTGATCAGACTACCCCAAGGAGCAAGCGAATGATGAAACGAGCTGAACTTATTGATAATATCTCTCGTGTTTTGTTTCCGCTTACGTTTGTTGcatataatattttttattggaCTCATTACTGA